The window GCCTGAACCAGACCTCGGAAGCTCTGGAACTGCTTGACGCCATCATGGCCCTCTATTCCGGCGGCGATATGGTGGCGGAGGCGCAAACCCTGCGCACCCGCCTCACAGGCGCACCTGCAGCAACTGCCAGCAAGGCTGGCAATGCGCCGCAGGTTACCCGCCCGGTGGTTCAGTCCCTTTCGTGGAATTCGCTGAGCAAGAACAGCGTGGAGATTGTCCTTGAGCTGAGCGCCCCTGCCCGTTACACGGCAAAATTGAATACAAGCAGCGCAAAAGGCAAAAACAGGGCTGAGCAGGCATCCTTGCATGTCGCTCTGGAAAATGCCTCTGTGGAAAAGGATATTCGCAAGGGCGTGAATATCCGGGGCAGCCTTTTCAAGGGAATGAGCGTCAGCGACAGCAAGGGCGGCGAAACCGTGCTCCAGTTCAATTTTCAGGACGCTCGCCGCTTTGATGCCCGTACAGAAACCAACCCCTGCCGCATTATCCTGCGGGTGGCTGGCGGCAGCACGCAGTTGCCGCCTGTCAGCAACGCAAAAGCCGGATTCGCCGATGCGCAACCCGCAGCGGAAAACTCGGCAACAGTGGCCGATGCCAGCGGCACCCAGCCTGCGACCCCGCCCTCGCCGCGCCTGGTGCGCGATATGGCCCGCCAGCTCGGCCTGACGGTACGCACGGTATTTATTGATGCCGGACACGGCGGGCGGGACCCCGGCACCAATCACAACGGAGTGCTGGAACGCATCGTATCCCTTGACGTGGCCCTGACCCTGGGCCGACTGCTTGAGGCCAATGGCCTGGAGGTTGTTTACAGCCGCACTGCCGACAAGCATATCTCGCTGCGTGAACGCACCACCATGGCCAACGCCGCCGGAGCGGATCTGTTTGTTTCCATCCACGTCAACGCCAATGATGATCCTTCAGTGCAGGGCTTTGAAACATACTACCTCGATATTGCCAGCAATCCTGAGGCAGCACGCCTCGCCACCCTTGAAAATGCTGACGGCGACCACCGGCTCGGCGATATGCAGAAAATGCTCGCCGATGTCATGCTCAATGCAAGGGTGGACGAATCACGCCATCTGGCGCAAGATATTCAGCGGCTTTCACAGTTCCGTTTGAAGCGCCGACAGTATGATACAAAGGATAATGGCATCAAATCTGCGCCATTTATTGTTCTGCTCGGCGCACAAATGCCCGCAGTACTTGTGGAAATTGGTTACTGCACCAACAGGGAAGAAGCAGCAAGGCTTCTTACGCCCAAATACCGCATGACCCTGGCCGAGGGGCTTGCCGAGGGCATTCTTGCTTACAAGGACAAGCTTCTTAAGCGCAGGACGGTCCAGAATTCCTTGACGCAAGAAGGCGCTGGTGCTATGTGAGGCGAGTAATTTCAACTACGTGTCCCCGGCCTGTATCATAGCAAATGACTGTTCCTTTGGGCGCGTCTGATAATTATAGCTGTTTTGCCAAATGTATTGAACAGTTGCAAACAGCAGTGGCATCTTCTCTTACGGCGCGCGGGTCATCCCAGTTCCGCAAGGACGACATAACAAATCAGCATTGGGGAAGGAGAACTTTCATGCGCAAGGTTTTGATGACGGCTGTTGCGGTTGGCTTGTTGCTTGCCGGGCAAGTCTATGCTGCAGACGGCGGCGCCGTACCCGCAGCCAAGATCGGTGTTGTTGACATGCAGACCGTGGCGACGCAGAGCGTCCCTGCCCAGGCCGCCAAAACAACAATGGAAAGCAAGTTCGGCACTGAACGTAACGAACTTGAAAAACAGGGCGAAGCGCTGAAGAAAAAGGCCGATGCTCTGAAAAACCCCAAGGCCAGCGAAGAAAAGAAGCTGGACTTCATCCGCTCCAAGCAGGATCTGGATCAGAAGACCCGTAACTTCCTGCGCAAGGTTGAACAGGAAGAAGTGAAGCTTCGCCAGGACATGGTTACCCTGGTTTTCAGCGCCACCTATGAAGTTGCCCGCGCCAAAGGCTTCAACTTTGTGGTGGACGTCACCGCCGGTGGCGTGCTGTACGCCGACCAGTCCATGGATCTGACCCAGGACGTGCTGGCCGAAGTGAACAAGATCTACAAAGAAAAAGCCAACGACAAGAGCGGCAAAAAATAAAGCCCTCAGCCGTTAATTCTCAGGCCTCTCAACCCGGATGGGGCGAGAGGCCTTTTTTCATGCCGCCAACAGGCGGATAAGAACAACTCATCAGGAGGCCCCCATGCAGGATACCGCCCCCCAGAATACGGGCATGGACATACAGCGCATTTTGCGCCTGCTGCCGCACCGCTACCCCTTTTTGCTGGTGGACAGGGTTGTGGAATGCGTAGCAGGCTCGCACATCCGGGCCTATAAAAATGTTACGTTCAACGAACCTTTCTTTCAGGGGCATTTTCCCGGTGCTCCCATCATGCCCGGCGTGCTCATTCTGGAAGCTCTGGCCCAGACAGGCGGCCTGCTGGCCGTTTCCGGCATGGACAGCCTGGACGACAAGCTCTTTCTCTTCACCGGCCTTGATGGCGTAAAATTTCGCCGCCAGGTGGTTCCCGGCGACAGGCTTGACCTTGAATGCAGCAATCTGCGCATGAAACTCAAGCTCTGCAAAATGGAAGCCCGCGCCTTTGTGGACGGCAAGCTTGCCGCAGAGGCCCAGATTACCGCCGCCATCGGCGACAGGCCCAAGGGCTAGTTCCACAAAAGCTGGCCGCAATGTTTAAGGGGAAGGGATTAACAATCCCTTCCCCTTTCATTTTTCTGCCCTCCGGCGCAAGGCCATCTGCCCACAAGCAGACCGCACGACGGAATTTTTTACTGCTATTTGCCCTAAAAAAGCGAAAGGCTGTGCAGGGCATCCACCACATCTTCCACCGGCAGCGAATCAAGACAGGAAGTGTGAGGCCGTGGGTATTCAAAGCCCAGGTTGAGGTAGGCGTATGGCCCCTTGTGCGGCAAAAGTGCGCGCACATGACGCCCCACCGGCCCCCAGCGCAAGGGATTGGTCGGCCCATGCAGCCCCACTGTTGGTGCGCCCGCAAGCGCTGCCAGATGCATGGTGCCCGTGTTTACGGAGACTACAGCCGTGGCGCGGCTGAACAGCCAGGCAAGGCCTGCAAGCGATGTTCTGCCCGCAAGCGAAATCGCAGGACATTGGGGATGCGCCCGCAAAAAAGCGTCATTACGCGGGGCATCGGCTGGCCCACCGGTCAGGTAGACCTCAAAACCCTTGCTGCCCAGCAGTCTGGCCAGAGCATCCCAGCTGTCGGCAGGCCACTCCTTGAGCCAGGCATTGGAGCCTGAGGGCCACATGTGCAGAAAAACCCTCTGCGGCAAGGCATCGCCTATGTCGCCTGCTGGTTCCAGCCTGCCGCAAAGTTCAGCGGGCAGATCATCCGGCGGAGACTGCGGCAAAAGCAGGCGTGGCGCACCCTGAAGATCCGGGTACAGGGCGCGGCCCAGCTCCATGAAATTTTCCACCTCATGCCTGTCATTGCGATGAGGCACCTTGAAGCTATAGCCAAAGGCGCGGTGCTGCCCTTCCGTATCAAAGCCCACTGTGGTTCGGGCGTTGGAAAGATTGCTCAATATGGCCCCAAGCCGCGCCCACTGCGTGCTGTCAATGAGCACATCGAGACGTTGCTCGCGCAGCCATGCTACCATGGCAGAAACATCCGTCACCGCAAAAGACGCGCACTGGTCAATACCAGGGATCAGACTGACAGTGGCGGCATTGGCGCGGGACACGAGCAGGGCAATATGCACGTTGGGCAACCGCTCGCGCAGGGCGGTGATCAGCGCTGAAAGCAGCAGCAGATCGCCAATGGCTCCCAGACAGATAAAACCCACTCGCTGCGGCGCTGCGGGCACAGATTTTTTGCCCAGGCGCGCAACCGCGCTGCATGCCGCCAGGGGTATGCCCGCATAACGATCAAGCAAACGGTTAAGCCTGTTGCCGCGTTCTCCCATCAGTATGCTCCATACCCGGTTATGACCACAGGAATCGTTTTGGCCAGGATCCACAAATCCATCCAGACAGACCAGTTGTTGATATAATAGTGGTCATAGGCCACCCGTTCGGCATAGGTGGTATTGTTACGGCCAGAAATCTGCCACAACCCGGTAATGCCGGGCCGCACCATGCAGTATTCTTCATACACCGGGCCGTACTTTTGAACTTCGTTCTGCACAATGGGGCGCGGCCCCACAAGGCTCATATCGCCGATAACCACGTTGAGCAGTTGCGGCAGTTCATCAAGGCTGACCTTGCGCAAAATGCGGCCCACGCGGGTTATGCGCGGATCATGCTTGAGCTTGTGGTCTTTTTCCCACTCCGCCCGCAATTCAGGATCGTGCTCCAGCACTTCCCTGAGCACCATATCGGCCTTGTCCACCATGGTGCGAAACTTGAAAATCCGTATCTCGCGCCCCCCGTGGCCAATACGTCGCTGGCGATAAAATACCGGGCCCTTGCTGTCTAGGCGAATAGCCAGAGCCAGCAGCAAGCCAAGAGGCAGCAGCACAACACCGCCAAGGGCGCAGAACAGCACATCCATAAATCTTTTGACCCGCAGGCGGCGCTTGTCGCGCAGGTTTTGGCGCACCTGCAAGCCCACGGCAGTGCCAAGGTCGCGCGGGGTCAGCCAGTGCGCGCGGAAGCCATCGTTGAAGGAAGGCACCACAAGAATGCGCTCAAAATACCGGCTGGCTTCGGTAATATAGTCCAGGCTCTGCCCCTGATCCGCCTTTTGCAGAATCATGGCCATCGCCTTGGGCTTGGCCTGCGCCGTTTCCGCAAAGA is drawn from Desulfovibrio desulfuricans and contains these coding sequences:
- a CDS encoding N-acetylmuramoyl-L-alanine amidase; the protein is MAGKKAQPKASEPTGSNQMRRLVPPLAFLVALCLMVVCFYDSGYTSLPPTGKRYDLAKANIETLRQDEKRSGQREPWENLAAEFRAIYDADPGWPNRPAALFRAAESLEELARRSFAKADARKAIECYEAVAQRHADSRLADDALFRAAKLHAAWLKDDKGALALLERIKAQYPKGDMIQEALALEKTLQAAANGRTAPEARQVSSTDGKEPKDEAAPAKGASAPTPNTAASSTAGGADAGGQLAKASALQSLPQAELLPRYREAKTKMDALRADKVRSCWRQPWEELTAEFLRIYTSRKDWAISPGALFRAAASQEALSDCSHLADEYRQARDLYLKLAQEFPKSALADDSLLRAASIEADRLNQTSEALELLDAIMALYSGGDMVAEAQTLRTRLTGAPAATASKAGNAPQVTRPVVQSLSWNSLSKNSVEIVLELSAPARYTAKLNTSSAKGKNRAEQASLHVALENASVEKDIRKGVNIRGSLFKGMSVSDSKGGETVLQFNFQDARRFDARTETNPCRIILRVAGGSTQLPPVSNAKAGFADAQPAAENSATVADASGTQPATPPSPRLVRDMARQLGLTVRTVFIDAGHGGRDPGTNHNGVLERIVSLDVALTLGRLLEANGLEVVYSRTADKHISLRERTTMANAAGADLFVSIHVNANDDPSVQGFETYYLDIASNPEAARLATLENADGDHRLGDMQKMLADVMLNARVDESRHLAQDIQRLSQFRLKRRQYDTKDNGIKSAPFIVLLGAQMPAVLVEIGYCTNREEAARLLTPKYRMTLAEGLAEGILAYKDKLLKRRTVQNSLTQEGAGAM
- a CDS encoding OmpH family outer membrane protein — its product is MRKVLMTAVAVGLLLAGQVYAADGGAVPAAKIGVVDMQTVATQSVPAQAAKTTMESKFGTERNELEKQGEALKKKADALKNPKASEEKKLDFIRSKQDLDQKTRNFLRKVEQEEVKLRQDMVTLVFSATYEVARAKGFNFVVDVTAGGVLYADQSMDLTQDVLAEVNKIYKEKANDKSGKK
- the fabZ gene encoding 3-hydroxyacyl-ACP dehydratase FabZ, translating into MQDTAPQNTGMDIQRILRLLPHRYPFLLVDRVVECVAGSHIRAYKNVTFNEPFFQGHFPGAPIMPGVLILEALAQTGGLLAVSGMDSLDDKLFLFTGLDGVKFRRQVVPGDRLDLECSNLRMKLKLCKMEARAFVDGKLAAEAQITAAIGDRPKG
- a CDS encoding glycosyltransferase family 9 protein gives rise to the protein MGERGNRLNRLLDRYAGIPLAACSAVARLGKKSVPAAPQRVGFICLGAIGDLLLLSALITALRERLPNVHIALLVSRANAATVSLIPGIDQCASFAVTDVSAMVAWLREQRLDVLIDSTQWARLGAILSNLSNARTTVGFDTEGQHRAFGYSFKVPHRNDRHEVENFMELGRALYPDLQGAPRLLLPQSPPDDLPAELCGRLEPAGDIGDALPQRVFLHMWPSGSNAWLKEWPADSWDALARLLGSKGFEVYLTGGPADAPRNDAFLRAHPQCPAISLAGRTSLAGLAWLFSRATAVVSVNTGTMHLAALAGAPTVGLHGPTNPLRWGPVGRHVRALLPHKGPYAYLNLGFEYPRPHTSCLDSLPVEDVVDALHSLSLF
- the wbaP gene encoding undecaprenyl-phosphate galactose phosphotransferase WbaP; the encoded protein is MFSATARLAVRKRGAGSIGTAPLLMKQYPLWVRALLACGLSPQKTLLSLADLFTILGTALVVFLVRAAFGNVDFAQYRGALPLLLMGPVMAAGLGLYQSISLPPHRELKALFQLTSLMYGIILAVLFLSKAGDTYSRIVIAGSWLATVFTLPLMRSYCRRLFMRRRWWGRPLIIFDSGNAGRDFWRYLKRRPERGLHPVAIYSLPTSEDDVRKLFAETAQAKPKAMAMILQKADQGQSLDYITEASRYFERILVVPSFNDGFRAHWLTPRDLGTAVGLQVRQNLRDKRRLRVKRFMDVLFCALGGVVLLPLGLLLALAIRLDSKGPVFYRQRRIGHGGREIRIFKFRTMVDKADMVLREVLEHDPELRAEWEKDHKLKHDPRITRVGRILRKVSLDELPQLLNVVIGDMSLVGPRPIVQNEVQKYGPVYEEYCMVRPGITGLWQISGRNNTTYAERVAYDHYYINNWSVWMDLWILAKTIPVVITGYGAY